The Niallia alba genome includes a window with the following:
- the chvE gene encoding multiple monosaccharide ABC transporter substrate-binding protein, whose amino-acid sequence MLITTACGVQKTGAETKGFIGISMPTKSSERWVNDGENMKKLFEDLGYSTDLQYAEDIIENQTAQIENMITKGVDILVIAPIDDRSGLTGVLERAHNNGIKIISYDRLIQHSEYVDYYATFDNFKVGELQGQYIEEKLELKNSEGPFNIEIFAGSPDDNNAYFFFDGAMSVLQPYIDSGKLVVRSKQTKFSQGATLRWDGALAQSRMDNLLSAYYSTEQIDAVLSPYDGISIGVISSLRGVGYGSKDKPMPIITGQDAELASIKAIINGRQTQTIFKDTRELAKKAVEMARALLNEEEAEVNDEETYNNGKKIVPAYLLKPVSVDIDNYQSVLVDTNYYTKEQLGQ is encoded by the coding sequence ATACTTATTACAACTGCTTGTGGAGTGCAAAAAACAGGTGCAGAGACAAAGGGGTTTATTGGGATCTCTATGCCTACCAAATCATCTGAAAGATGGGTAAACGATGGAGAAAATATGAAAAAACTGTTTGAAGATCTTGGATATAGTACGGATTTACAATATGCAGAGGATATAATTGAGAACCAAACAGCACAGATTGAAAATATGATAACCAAAGGTGTTGATATTTTAGTCATTGCACCTATTGATGACCGTTCTGGATTAACTGGTGTTTTGGAAAGAGCACATAATAATGGGATAAAAATCATTTCGTATGACCGTTTAATTCAACATAGTGAATATGTAGATTACTATGCAACATTTGATAACTTTAAAGTAGGAGAATTACAAGGACAGTACATTGAGGAAAAGCTGGAGTTAAAAAATTCTGAGGGCCCATTTAATATCGAGATTTTTGCAGGGTCTCCTGATGATAATAATGCTTACTTTTTCTTTGATGGAGCAATGTCCGTCCTTCAGCCATATATAGATTCTGGAAAACTAGTAGTAAGAAGTAAACAAACAAAATTTAGCCAGGGAGCAACACTTCGTTGGGATGGTGCATTAGCTCAATCAAGAATGGATAATTTATTGAGTGCTTATTATTCAACAGAACAAATTGATGCAGTATTGTCTCCATACGATGGAATTAGTATTGGCGTAATCTCTTCCTTAAGAGGTGTTGGATATGGAAGTAAAGATAAGCCGATGCCGATAATAACAGGACAAGATGCAGAGCTTGCTTCTATAAAAGCAATTATAAATGGAAGACAAACGCAAACGATTTTTAAAGATACAAGGGAATTAGCAAAAAAAGCGGTAGAAATGGCAAGAGCTTTATTGAATGAAGAAGAAGCAGAAGTAAATGATGAAGAAACATATAATAACGGGAAAAAAATTGTTCCTGCCTATCTTTTAAAACCAGTTTCTGTAGATATTGATAATTATCAATCGGTGTTAGTAGATACAAATTATTATACGAAAGAACAGTTAGGCCAATGA
- the mmsA gene encoding multiple monosaccharide ABC transporter ATP-binding protein, which yields MANIILEMRNITKEFPGVKALEEVKLKVKAGEIHALCGENGAGKSTLMKVLSGVYPYGAYSGDILFQNEICEFKNIKQSEELGIVIIHQELALVPELAIAENLFLGNEIVNNGVINWNETFLRAKALLQKVGLKESPNVKVSEIGVGKQQLVEIAKALSKDVKLLILDEPTASLNEDDSENLLNLLLEFKKQGMSAIIISHKLNEIEKVADSITILRDGKTIETLDVKNDQVDENRIIKGMVGRDLTNRYPERIPKIGEIVFEVKDWNVYHPKHIDRKVIDNVSITIRKGEIVGIAGLMGAGRTELAMSLFGRAYGKNITGNIVKNGKELKLKDVASAINNGLAYVSEDRKGDGLILMEDIKQNITLATLDRISKRSVLNKNQEIKVAEEYRQKFRIKTPSVFQKAGNLSGGNQQKIVLSKWVFSEPDILILDEPTRGIDVGSKYEIYTIINELVKEGKSILMISSELPELLGMCDRIYVMNEGRITGEVLKEEADQEKLMKYMTKSKVRG from the coding sequence ATGGCAAATATAATTCTCGAAATGCGTAATATTACAAAAGAATTCCCTGGGGTTAAGGCATTAGAAGAAGTTAAATTAAAGGTAAAAGCAGGAGAAATACATGCACTATGTGGCGAAAATGGAGCTGGAAAGTCTACATTGATGAAAGTGCTTAGTGGTGTTTACCCTTATGGCGCCTATTCTGGTGATATTCTTTTTCAAAATGAGATTTGTGAATTTAAAAATATTAAGCAAAGTGAAGAGCTTGGAATTGTAATTATTCATCAAGAATTAGCATTAGTTCCGGAATTGGCAATAGCAGAAAATCTTTTTTTAGGAAATGAAATCGTTAACAATGGTGTGATTAATTGGAATGAAACGTTTCTTCGTGCCAAAGCTTTACTGCAAAAGGTTGGTTTAAAGGAATCACCCAATGTGAAGGTAAGTGAAATTGGAGTAGGAAAACAGCAATTAGTTGAAATAGCAAAAGCATTGTCAAAGGATGTTAAATTACTTATTTTGGATGAACCGACAGCTTCATTAAATGAGGACGATAGTGAAAACTTATTGAATTTATTATTAGAATTTAAAAAACAAGGAATGTCTGCCATTATCATTTCCCATAAATTAAATGAGATTGAAAAGGTTGCAGATTCGATCACCATTTTAAGGGACGGAAAAACAATTGAGACATTGGATGTCAAGAACGATCAAGTGGATGAAAATCGCATTATTAAAGGCATGGTTGGAAGAGATCTTACAAATCGTTATCCCGAACGTATTCCTAAAATTGGTGAAATTGTATTTGAAGTAAAAGACTGGAATGTATACCACCCAAAACATATCGATAGAAAAGTCATTGATAATGTGAGCATTACGATACGTAAAGGGGAAATAGTTGGAATTGCTGGGCTTATGGGTGCTGGTCGTACGGAATTAGCAATGAGCTTATTCGGGAGAGCATACGGAAAAAATATAACTGGTAACATCGTAAAAAATGGAAAAGAATTGAAATTAAAGGATGTAGCATCAGCGATTAATAATGGATTAGCGTATGTTTCGGAAGATCGAAAGGGCGATGGCTTAATTTTAATGGAAGATATCAAGCAAAACATTACGCTGGCAACCCTTGACCGAATTTCCAAACGATCTGTTTTAAATAAGAACCAAGAAATAAAGGTAGCAGAAGAATATCGTCAAAAATTTAGAATAAAGACGCCGAGTGTCTTCCAAAAAGCAGGGAATTTAAGTGGCGGAAATCAACAAAAAATAGTTTTAAGTAAATGGGTGTTTTCAGAACCAGATATTTTAATATTAGATGAACCTACAAGAGGAATTGATGTTGGATCAAAGTATGAAATTTATACCATCATTAATGAACTAGTAAAAGAAGGAAAAAGCATTCTCATGATTTCTTCTGAATTACCAGAGTTATTAGGGATGTGTGACCGCATATATGTGATGAATGAAGGTCGCATAACAGGGGA